One part of the Corynebacterium sp. CNCTC7651 genome encodes these proteins:
- a CDS encoding YdhR family protein yields MSTLLSVTFDSPYEFTDQKIREGFEGAIPDLQQIPGLVWKVWTSQPGEGRGASFYLFDTVENAKQWGEGPLRASLENLGNSNIEVQYWEVEEEFSKQTFATLQREQG; encoded by the coding sequence ATGTCTACCCTGCTCTCCGTCACCTTTGACAGCCCGTACGAGTTCACCGACCAGAAGATCCGCGAGGGGTTTGAGGGCGCGATCCCGGACCTTCAGCAGATTCCGGGGCTTGTGTGGAAGGTGTGGACGTCGCAACCCGGGGAGGGTCGCGGCGCGTCCTTCTACCTCTTCGACACCGTTGAGAATGCTAAGCAGTGGGGCGAGGGTCCTCTGCGGGCGTCGCTGGAAAACCTCGGTAACTCGAATATTGAGGTCCAGTACTGGGAGGTTGAGGAGGAATTCTCCAAGCAAACCTTTGCCACGCTGCAGCGCGAGCAGGGATAG
- a CDS encoding HsdR family type I site-specific deoxyribonuclease, which translates to MSTEAPVKFRNEAEFEDAVIFNLTHKYGWSPDVLTYATEDQLIANWARIVFENNNTPDRLNGVPLSPIEIETLVDEVAALPNPAAVQRWLQGRETILTRNNPLDEKNHGREIPLTIFSPSEIGGGDSTYQIARQPKFAKRSNVARDRRGDFTLLIWGLPLIHVELKNEGHDVTEACMQVQRYARENAWTGFFNMVQLFVAMTPTDMRYFANPGGVDKFNSDFFFKWTDAGNEPYPDWQGVVRHVLGIPPAHKLVGDYLVADGGDGALKVLRPYQVHAVEAILSTLRTINREHRDSWTKNTHKGGFVWHTTGSGKTMTSFTAAQLIAREKLADKVVFVLDRVELSEQSEIEYTNFAGDMVELTRPAHSYALVKELKSKGAPLIITSLHKLGIISDPNGDFADVDFSSVDQKRLVFVVDEAHRTTFGDMFRFLTQRFPHAVYFGFTGTPIHEVNKRKDTITADLFGNELHRYSIFYGLRDGNVLEFHTVPVSTFTDEELRHAVALRQADARDMDEVVADERKLAVYNTYIDEDRVPWTTTIDENGRRVEGIEQLAKTSTWETEKHRQAVVDYMVKHWDQRSRNRQLHALFATSSVLEAIDYYRRFKADGSLKVTAVFTDANQNTPDALERDAGIEEVLTDYNALYGTTFSASDHADFRADAADRLAHRRGYKHVQVDEQLDLVIVVDQLLTGYDSKYIGTLYLDKVVDYAQLVQAFSRTNRVYNHLLKPFGTIVYFRKVHTMKKNIVDAFDLYAGRDALAVFADPLPETITVANTSAEAVRQIFQDAGCSDNSRLPDDPAARKAFAAAYAELTRRLESAFIQGFEWGMDHVEDENGNRVEVDVSLDEYEAWTQRYAELAEASEQSEADETIPLDLEALAMARATQVIDAEYLNERFQMWKAAVAQPEASQEVQDDLLAQLKREYAKLSQGDQAAADQIFKDVMLGVLDPKDERSIQELIEIYRAEEQDEFVDQLNAATGLERSLIKETLKLVDGTMTPIRAYGRFHRLQNGVDVERFGEWLHVRGIDAEPFDRFDYADKLLVEFFTRGGFDLSEWGP; encoded by the coding sequence ATGAGCACCGAAGCACCCGTGAAGTTCCGTAACGAGGCCGAGTTCGAAGACGCGGTCATCTTCAACCTCACCCACAAATACGGCTGGTCGCCCGACGTGCTCACCTACGCCACCGAAGACCAGCTCATTGCGAACTGGGCGCGCATCGTATTCGAGAACAACAACACCCCCGACCGGCTCAACGGTGTGCCGCTCTCCCCCATCGAGATCGAAACCCTCGTGGACGAGGTGGCGGCACTGCCGAATCCAGCAGCCGTGCAGCGCTGGCTCCAAGGCCGAGAAACCATCCTCACCCGCAACAACCCACTGGACGAGAAAAACCACGGGCGCGAGATTCCGCTGACCATTTTCTCCCCCTCAGAAATAGGCGGCGGCGACTCCACCTACCAGATCGCCCGCCAGCCGAAGTTCGCCAAGCGGTCTAACGTCGCCCGCGACCGGCGAGGTGACTTCACGTTGCTCATCTGGGGCCTGCCTTTGATCCACGTCGAGCTCAAAAACGAGGGACATGATGTCACCGAGGCGTGCATGCAGGTACAGCGCTACGCCCGCGAGAACGCCTGGACCGGATTCTTCAACATGGTGCAGCTCTTCGTCGCGATGACCCCCACCGACATGCGCTACTTCGCCAACCCGGGCGGGGTGGATAAGTTCAACTCCGACTTCTTCTTCAAGTGGACCGACGCGGGCAACGAGCCGTACCCGGACTGGCAGGGCGTTGTTCGCCACGTGCTCGGCATCCCACCCGCACACAAACTCGTTGGCGACTACCTCGTTGCCGACGGCGGCGACGGTGCGTTAAAGGTCCTGCGCCCCTACCAGGTCCATGCGGTCGAGGCGATCCTCTCGACACTGCGCACCATCAACCGGGAGCACCGCGATTCCTGGACAAAGAACACGCACAAGGGCGGGTTCGTGTGGCACACCACCGGGTCCGGGAAAACAATGACGTCGTTTACCGCGGCCCAGCTCATTGCGCGCGAAAAACTCGCCGACAAGGTGGTGTTCGTTCTCGACCGGGTGGAGCTTTCCGAGCAGTCCGAGATCGAATACACGAACTTCGCAGGCGACATGGTGGAACTGACCCGCCCAGCCCACTCATACGCGCTGGTCAAGGAGCTGAAGTCCAAGGGCGCACCGCTGATTATCACCTCCCTGCACAAGCTCGGCATCATCTCGGATCCGAACGGCGACTTCGCTGACGTGGACTTCTCCTCTGTCGATCAGAAGCGCCTGGTGTTCGTGGTGGACGAGGCTCACCGCACCACCTTCGGCGACATGTTCCGCTTCCTCACCCAACGCTTCCCGCACGCGGTCTACTTCGGGTTCACGGGGACACCGATTCACGAGGTCAACAAGCGCAAAGACACCATCACTGCCGACCTCTTCGGCAACGAATTGCACCGCTACTCGATCTTCTACGGGCTGCGCGACGGAAATGTGCTGGAGTTCCACACCGTGCCCGTCTCCACGTTCACGGACGAGGAGCTACGCCATGCGGTCGCGCTGCGTCAAGCCGACGCGCGCGACATGGATGAGGTGGTAGCCGACGAGCGTAAACTCGCGGTCTACAACACTTATATCGACGAGGATCGGGTCCCGTGGACCACCACCATCGACGAGAATGGGCGCCGCGTCGAGGGCATCGAGCAGCTCGCCAAAACCTCCACGTGGGAGACCGAGAAGCACCGCCAGGCGGTCGTAGACTACATGGTCAAACACTGGGACCAGCGCTCCCGCAACCGCCAACTGCACGCCCTGTTCGCCACCAGCTCTGTGCTCGAAGCCATCGATTACTACCGGCGCTTCAAAGCCGACGGCTCGCTCAAAGTCACAGCGGTGTTCACCGACGCGAACCAGAACACCCCAGACGCGCTAGAGCGCGACGCGGGCATCGAGGAGGTGCTCACCGATTACAACGCGCTATACGGCACCACCTTCTCCGCCTCCGACCACGCGGACTTCCGTGCAGACGCCGCCGACAGACTGGCGCACAGGCGCGGCTACAAGCACGTGCAAGTAGACGAGCAGCTCGACCTCGTGATCGTCGTCGATCAGTTGCTCACCGGCTACGACTCCAAATACATTGGCACCCTCTACCTCGACAAGGTTGTTGATTACGCCCAGCTCGTGCAGGCGTTCTCGCGCACGAACCGCGTCTACAACCACCTGCTGAAACCCTTCGGCACGATTGTCTACTTCCGCAAAGTCCACACGATGAAAAAGAACATCGTCGACGCCTTCGACCTCTATGCGGGACGTGACGCATTGGCGGTGTTCGCAGACCCCCTGCCGGAAACCATCACGGTCGCCAACACCAGCGCGGAAGCGGTGCGCCAGATCTTCCAAGACGCGGGGTGTTCCGACAACTCCCGTCTACCCGACGACCCAGCCGCGCGTAAGGCGTTCGCCGCCGCCTACGCCGAACTGACCCGCCGACTCGAATCCGCGTTTATCCAGGGCTTCGAGTGGGGCATGGACCATGTCGAAGACGAAAACGGCAACCGTGTTGAGGTGGATGTCAGCCTCGACGAGTACGAGGCGTGGACCCAGCGCTACGCCGAGCTTGCCGAAGCGTCCGAGCAGAGCGAGGCGGATGAAACTATTCCGCTCGATCTCGAAGCGCTGGCAATGGCGCGCGCCACTCAAGTCATTGACGCGGAGTATCTGAACGAGCGATTCCAGATGTGGAAAGCTGCGGTTGCGCAGCCTGAAGCGTCGCAGGAAGTCCAAGACGACCTGCTTGCTCAACTCAAACGGGAGTATGCCAAGTTGAGCCAGGGCGATCAGGCGGCCGCGGACCAGATCTTCAAGGATGTCATGCTGGGCGTTCTCGATCCGAAAGACGAACGGTCAATCCAAGAGCTCATCGAGATCTACCGAGCCGAAGAGCAAGACGAGTTTGTTGATCAGTTGAACGCCGCCACGGGATTGGAGCGCTCTCTCATCAAAGAGACACTCAAGCTTGTAGATGGCACCATGACTCCTATCAGGGCATACGGTCGCTTCCATCGACTTCAGAACGGCGTTGACGTTGAACGCTTCGGAGAATGGCTCCACGTCAGAGGCATCGATGCTGAACCGTTCGACCGCTTTGACTACGCGGATAAGTTGCTTGTCGAGTTCTTCACGCGCGGCGGCTTTGACCTAAGCGAATGGGGCCCCTAA
- a CDS encoding restriction endonuclease subunit S: MRDVRNEDTRVPALRLAGFDGPPSVVPIESIAGRTIGGGTPSTSNPSFWQGALPWIQSSDLDEDDPFAVNVCKFISTNAVDSSASSEIPANSLAVVTRVGVGKVALMPEKYATSQDFLNLSELRGDPHYLAYAVKRRVSQAAKSAQGTSIKGMTKPEVLALTITTPCLEEQRAVSSLMRAVESLTNTSKLRAGSLTSLKQTMLVKMFPQGTATAPEVRFEGFEGDWERSTLGQVVESFRYGVNATAVPYDGETKYLRITDIDPGAGDFGTGETTSPGVDRRTADEFLLCDGDIVFARTGATVGRSFLYRKQVGRTVWAGFLIRARVTDAADPDFVYSSTLTPGYWEYVRMTSQRSGQPGLNSTEYANLPIALPSLSEQQAIGAYFRNLDALIDAEQKKLATLRNLKSALLTQMFV; encoded by the coding sequence GTGAGGGACGTGCGTAACGAGGACACGCGCGTGCCCGCGCTGCGGTTGGCGGGGTTCGACGGCCCTCCCAGTGTTGTCCCAATTGAGTCTATTGCTGGACGAACAATTGGCGGAGGAACGCCCAGCACCTCAAATCCTTCATTCTGGCAAGGTGCCCTCCCCTGGATTCAGTCTTCCGACCTGGACGAAGACGATCCTTTCGCGGTAAACGTGTGCAAATTCATATCCACCAACGCTGTAGACTCTTCGGCTAGTTCGGAGATTCCGGCGAACTCACTTGCTGTAGTGACCCGCGTCGGTGTGGGAAAGGTCGCCCTCATGCCCGAGAAGTATGCGACCAGCCAAGATTTTCTCAACCTTTCGGAGTTACGCGGAGACCCCCACTACCTCGCGTACGCGGTAAAGCGGCGGGTCTCTCAAGCTGCGAAAAGCGCACAAGGAACTTCCATAAAGGGAATGACGAAACCCGAGGTTCTCGCGCTTACGATCACGACCCCCTGCCTAGAGGAACAGCGGGCGGTGTCGTCGTTGATGCGTGCTGTCGAGTCCTTAACCAACACCTCAAAGCTGCGCGCCGGGTCGCTCACGTCCCTCAAGCAGACCATGCTGGTGAAGATGTTCCCGCAGGGCACCGCCACCGCCCCGGAGGTGCGGTTCGAGGGGTTCGAGGGAGATTGGGAGCGCTCCACGCTCGGGCAGGTCGTCGAGTCGTTCCGGTACGGAGTGAACGCCACCGCAGTTCCGTACGACGGAGAAACCAAGTATTTGCGCATCACTGACATTGACCCCGGGGCGGGAGACTTCGGAACTGGGGAAACTACCTCACCCGGTGTCGACCGTCGCACGGCTGACGAGTTTCTTCTTTGCGACGGAGACATCGTTTTCGCTAGGACGGGTGCCACTGTTGGAAGAAGTTTCCTCTATCGAAAGCAGGTTGGACGCACTGTGTGGGCTGGCTTCCTTATTCGTGCAAGAGTCACCGATGCCGCCGATCCCGACTTCGTCTATTCCTCCACGCTCACACCGGGTTACTGGGAGTACGTACGCATGACCTCCCAGCGTTCCGGCCAGCCGGGGCTTAACTCCACCGAGTATGCAAATCTGCCCATCGCGCTCCCCTCCCTCTCCGAGCAGCAGGCCATCGGCGCGTACTTCCGCAACCTCGACGCTCTCATCGACGCAGAGCAGAAGAAGCTGGCCACGCTGCGTAATCTGAAAAGCGCGCTGCTGACCCAGATGTTCGTCTAG
- a CDS encoding type I restriction-modification system subunit M, translating to MDPQNDRTMDKQALARKVWEATNQLRGALDANDYKDFILGFMFYKFLSEKEEQFFIKRGLPKARFEDQLNRDNARVREMAKVNIGFYISYYDLFSTWVDMGGELTASTVLDGLNHFDSNVADSYRAVFSGIFQSFQRSIPALGTDAGARSKKLRQIITIINQLPTGTEKAYDVLGYVYEFLIGQFAAGAGKKSGEFYTPHQVAVVMAEIVAEHLKGRDTIDVYDPTSGSASLLLNIGDSIARRSGDPDRVRYFAQELKQDTYNLTRMNLVMRGVRPANIVTRNADSLAQDWPYIDEHGNYDLLRVDAVVSNPPYSAEWDRDNARGDARFKYGLAPSKTADYAFLLHELYHLKDDGILTIVLPHGVLFRGGEEEAIRRNLIDNNHIETIIGFPPNIFYGTGIATLVMVLKKQRGDDGDVLFVDASKGFIKAGTKNELRARDIRKIVDTVTNRETIEGYSRLVTREEIRVNGYNLNIPRYVDSSETPETYDIYSTMFGGIPNAEIGTLGRYWEALPGLREALFERVSDTHSRVKVNDVAAVVAGHPSAVAFRDTFTSALVGFDAFAEDTLLTDPTAVNPAQAEAALRYDLFERLAGVPIIDPYEVYQLFADTWEVTESDLEVVRGEGFDAVRAVDPNIVTKKVKGKDTEVQDGWVGRVLPFELVQSVLLADLVERVEHSRATVAAAAATRDEVFAEIDEEDYGEGDTLITNAAGTAFAAAGVARRIKALKADTERDEHDDELLALLERADFALKQVKVLGADVKRLELLLTAKTKEAIESLTDEQAAGLLREKWVGRVFRSFEKIVDAELAALVSEVKRLDAKYATTLGDVEDTIRETSRELAGMMSQLRGSESDMAGIAALVEMLGGEGRA from the coding sequence ATGGACCCGCAAAACGATAGGACGATGGACAAGCAAGCGCTCGCTCGCAAGGTTTGGGAGGCGACGAACCAGCTCCGCGGCGCACTGGACGCGAACGACTATAAGGACTTCATCCTGGGGTTCATGTTCTACAAGTTCCTCTCCGAAAAGGAGGAGCAGTTTTTCATCAAGCGGGGCTTGCCCAAGGCGCGGTTCGAGGATCAGCTCAATCGCGACAACGCGCGAGTGCGCGAGATGGCCAAGGTAAACATCGGTTTCTACATCTCTTACTACGATCTCTTCTCCACCTGGGTCGATATGGGTGGCGAGCTAACCGCCAGCACAGTGCTGGACGGCCTTAACCACTTTGACTCGAACGTGGCCGACTCCTACCGTGCGGTATTTAGTGGAATTTTTCAGTCGTTTCAACGCTCCATCCCGGCGCTTGGCACCGACGCGGGTGCGCGGTCAAAAAAGTTGCGCCAGATCATCACGATCATCAACCAGCTCCCCACCGGCACAGAAAAAGCCTACGATGTGCTCGGCTACGTATATGAGTTCCTAATCGGCCAATTCGCCGCAGGAGCTGGCAAGAAATCGGGAGAGTTCTACACCCCGCACCAGGTGGCCGTTGTCATGGCTGAGATCGTGGCGGAGCATCTGAAAGGTCGCGACACTATCGACGTCTATGACCCGACGTCCGGCTCTGCGTCGCTGCTGCTGAACATCGGCGATTCCATCGCACGACGCTCCGGCGATCCCGACCGGGTGCGTTACTTCGCACAGGAGCTGAAGCAGGACACCTACAACCTCACCCGCATGAACCTGGTCATGCGCGGTGTACGCCCGGCCAACATCGTCACCCGTAACGCCGACTCGCTCGCTCAAGACTGGCCGTACATCGATGAACACGGTAATTACGACCTACTGCGCGTCGACGCTGTCGTGTCCAATCCGCCGTACTCCGCGGAATGGGACCGCGACAACGCCCGTGGCGACGCACGCTTCAAGTACGGTCTGGCTCCGTCGAAAACAGCGGACTACGCGTTCTTGCTGCATGAGCTCTACCACTTGAAAGACGACGGCATTTTGACCATCGTGTTGCCCCACGGCGTGCTGTTCCGTGGCGGCGAGGAAGAAGCAATCCGCCGCAACCTGATCGATAACAACCACATCGAGACGATCATCGGTTTTCCGCCCAATATCTTCTACGGCACTGGTATCGCAACGCTGGTCATGGTGCTGAAAAAGCAGCGCGGTGACGACGGCGACGTACTGTTCGTCGACGCGTCAAAGGGCTTCATCAAAGCAGGCACCAAAAACGAGTTGCGCGCCCGCGACATCCGCAAGATCGTCGATACGGTCACGAACCGCGAGACCATCGAGGGGTACTCCCGGCTGGTTACGCGCGAGGAGATTCGCGTCAACGGCTACAACCTGAATATCCCGCGCTACGTGGACTCCTCAGAAACGCCGGAAACTTACGACATTTACTCCACCATGTTCGGCGGTATCCCGAATGCCGAGATCGGCACCCTCGGCCGCTACTGGGAGGCGCTGCCGGGGCTTCGTGAGGCGCTGTTCGAGCGGGTAAGCGACACCCACAGCCGGGTGAAAGTGAATGATGTGGCCGCGGTGGTGGCGGGGCACCCGTCGGCAGTTGCATTTCGTGACACGTTCACGTCGGCGCTGGTGGGCTTCGACGCCTTTGCCGAGGACACGCTGCTTACCGATCCGACCGCGGTGAATCCGGCGCAGGCCGAGGCGGCGCTGCGCTACGACCTGTTCGAGCGTCTGGCGGGTGTGCCGATCATCGACCCGTACGAGGTGTATCAGCTGTTCGCGGACACGTGGGAGGTCACAGAGTCAGACCTTGAGGTGGTGCGCGGCGAGGGGTTTGACGCAGTGCGCGCGGTGGACCCCAATATCGTTACGAAGAAGGTCAAGGGTAAAGACACCGAGGTCCAGGACGGCTGGGTTGGTAGGGTGCTGCCGTTCGAGCTGGTGCAGTCTGTGCTGCTTGCCGATCTTGTGGAGCGTGTGGAGCACTCCCGCGCCACGGTTGCCGCTGCGGCCGCGACGCGCGATGAGGTGTTCGCCGAGATCGACGAGGAGGATTACGGCGAGGGCGACACACTGATTACTAACGCTGCGGGCACAGCATTCGCAGCTGCGGGTGTCGCGCGCCGGATTAAGGCGCTCAAGGCAGATACGGAGCGCGACGAGCACGACGACGAGCTGCTTGCCCTGCTTGAACGGGCGGACTTTGCACTCAAGCAAGTGAAGGTGCTGGGCGCTGATGTGAAGCGCCTTGAGCTGTTATTGACTGCAAAGACGAAGGAGGCTATCGAGTCGCTCACCGACGAGCAGGCGGCCGGGTTGTTGCGCGAAAAGTGGGTGGGCCGGGTGTTCCGCTCCTTCGAGAAGATCGTGGACGCGGAGCTTGCAGCACTGGTGAGCGAGGTGAAGCGCTTGGATGCCAAGTATGCGACGACCTTGGGTGATGTTGAGGACACCATCCGCGAGACGAGCCGGGAGCTTGCCGGGATGATGTCGCAGCTTCGCGGCTCCGAATCCGACATGGCCGGAATCGCAGCGCTGGTGGAGATGCTTGGGGGTGAGGGACGTGCGTAA
- a CDS encoding S1 family peptidase → MKRAALGLCLSTLLLSTTTPPALAQPLPTATQGGVIYTSAGSGQASSCTISYNDAAKRISYTAGHCGKAGDTVYLRNERGYAVPAGTFSPAPSYGGTMSNDWARIQWNPNVPLGPNVFSGDTVLHPSQLVKGDRVCVRGVSSHGPAVENGGTTVTCAPYLGNIHNTFFFQNAGTQQGDSGGVVYAPGRGYLGVLSGVNVLTSSRGTTVTIQRATFPANGARVSNADVVRWANANLPLDIDRVRTPQPEPADPAVQLPPAAQAPTGPAAIADATNANAITGNGAETGSSAQNIAAIIVGVVGLLAAVVPLLQNLVGLLPF, encoded by the coding sequence GTGAAACGCGCTGCACTAGGGCTTTGCTTATCGACGCTCCTTTTAAGCACCACCACGCCCCCAGCCCTCGCCCAGCCCCTGCCAACCGCTACGCAGGGCGGTGTGATCTACACCAGCGCGGGCAGTGGCCAAGCGTCCTCGTGCACGATCAGCTACAACGATGCCGCCAAGCGCATCAGCTACACCGCCGGCCACTGCGGCAAGGCGGGCGACACCGTCTACCTGCGCAATGAGCGCGGGTACGCTGTACCCGCCGGCACCTTCTCCCCCGCCCCGTCCTACGGCGGCACGATGAGCAATGACTGGGCTAGGATCCAGTGGAACCCGAACGTTCCGCTCGGCCCCAACGTGTTCTCGGGCGATACGGTGCTGCACCCCAGCCAGCTGGTCAAGGGCGACCGCGTCTGCGTGCGCGGCGTGTCCAGCCACGGACCCGCGGTGGAGAACGGCGGCACCACCGTCACCTGTGCCCCCTACCTGGGCAACATCCACAACACATTCTTCTTCCAGAACGCGGGCACCCAGCAGGGCGATTCTGGTGGCGTGGTGTACGCGCCGGGCCGCGGCTACCTCGGCGTGCTTTCCGGCGTGAATGTGCTCACCAGCTCCCGCGGCACCACGGTCACCATCCAGCGCGCGACTTTTCCCGCCAACGGCGCCCGAGTGTCCAACGCGGACGTAGTGCGCTGGGCTAACGCCAACCTGCCGTTGGACATCGACCGCGTTCGCACCCCGCAGCCGGAACCAGCCGATCCTGCGGTGCAGCTGCCGCCAGCAGCGCAAGCCCCTACCGGCCCGGCAGCTATCGCCGATGCCACCAACGCCAACGCGATCACCGGCAATGGCGCGGAAACTGGTTCCTCGGCGCAGAACATCGCCGCCATCATCGTCGGCGTGGTCGGTCTCCTCGCGGCGGTGGTGCCGTTGCTCCAGAACCTCGTGGGCTTGCTCCCGTTCTAG